One region of Oryza glaberrima chromosome 7, OglaRS2, whole genome shotgun sequence genomic DNA includes:
- the LOC127779604 gene encoding uncharacterized protein LOC127779604 — protein MATRFSTKPHVFDGTDFSYWCSIMQSYIMAEDYDIWRKVSHPYVIPEQINTTVLETEFEQNCKARNILLSEISRSDYDRVSHLQTAHEIWIALSNFHQGTNNIKKLRRDLFKKEYIKFEMKPGEALDDYLSRFNKILSDLRFVDSSYNVNYTQYEISRYFLNGLDMSIWEMKVTSIQESVGMSTLTLDSLYTKLKTHEMNILSRKVNFKSNALVSSSTSLDVDSSSSKSSAFALFNAMSDDQLEQFEEEDLVLLSNRLSRAVTNVRYKKRGGPNRYFECGATDHFRSHCPKLGRQRREDKGDEKTNDNKPKSTVKGGKKIRETLKKAFD, from the coding sequence atggctactaggttttcaactaagcctcatgttttcgatggaactgATTTTTCTTATTGGTGTAGTAtaatgcaatcttacattatggctgaggattatgatatttggagaaaagtttctcatccttatgtgattcctgaacaAATTAATACTACTGTTTTAgaaactgagtttgaacaaaattgcaaagctcgcaatattcttttgagtgagatttctcgttcggattatgatcgtgtttctcatcttcaaactgcccatgagatttggattgctttgagtaattttcatcaaggaacaaataatattaaaaaacttcgtcgagatcttttcaaaaaggagtacattaaatttgagatgaaacctggagaagctttggatgactatctttctaggtttaacaaaattttaagtgATCTTAGATTTGTTGATTCTTCTTACAATGTTAATTATACACAATATGAGATTTCTCGctactttttgaatggtcttgatatgtctatttgggagatgaaagttacatctattcaggagtctgttggcatgtctactttgactttggattcactttatactaaactgaaaacacatgagatgaatattctttctcgtaaagttaattttaagtCGAATGCTCTGGTTTCTTCCTCAACTTCCTTGGATGTTGattcttcttcatcgaagtcttccgcatttgctttgtttaatgccatgtccgatgatcaactcgaacagttcgaggaggaggacttggttttgttATCTAACAGACTTTCTCGAGCTGTGACTAATGTCAGGTACAAGAAAAGAGGTGGACCAAATCGTTACTTTGAATGTGGTGCTACGGATCActttcgttcgcattgtcctaagcttgggagacaAAGGAGGGAAGATAAGGGTGATGAGAAGACTAATGACAACAAGCCCAAGAGTACAGTCAAAGGAGGGAAGAAGATCAGGGAGACTCTCAAGAAGGCTTTTGATTAA